In Nostoc sp. UHCC 0926, a single genomic region encodes these proteins:
- a CDS encoding cation-translocating P-type ATPase, translating into MSANSLPEGAAVWHSLEVNKALDLLDSNADSGLTSQDIQQRLQQYGPNELEETAGRSAWEILLDQFKNIMLLMLIGVALISGFLDLMRLQSGNLKPGEVPFKDTIAILAIVILNGILGYVQESRAEKALAALKKMTSPLVRVIRDARLVEIAAKELVPGDVMQLEAGMQIAADGRLIEESNLQVRESALTGEAEAVNKQATLKLPEETDLGDRLNVVFQGTEVVQGRAKVLVTNTGMTTELGKIATMLQSVENEPTPLQQRMTQLGNVLVTGSLILVAIVVAGGVIKDGGFKNIQELLEVSLSMAVAVVPEGLPAVITVTLALGTQRMVRQNALIRKLPAVETLGSVTTICSDKTGTLTQNKMVVQSVSTNDKTFRVTGEGYAPIGDFQLDGQKISLEESPEISALSVACGVCNDSVLQKEQGEWAILGDPTEGALLTLAGKAGIEKDQWNSKLPRVAEFPFSSERKRMSVISQVQEVATGEASSRGVDPAIASFLQSEPYLMFTKGSPELTLGRSTQIHLGNHTAPLTEKQRQKILAENDQMASKGLRVLGFAYKPLAQIPPEGSDEVFEQDLVWLGLVGMLDAPRPEVRLAVQECRDAGIRPVMITGDHQLTARAIATDLGIAQESDANGNPSGVRLLTGQELQRMTDQELEQNVDLVSIYARVSPEHKLRIVQALQRRGRFVAMTGDGVNDAPALKQADIGIAMGITGTDVSKEASDMVLLDDNFATIVSATKEGRVVYTNIRRFIKYILGSNIGEVLTIASAPLIGLGGVPLTPLQILWMNLVTDGLPALALAVEPPEPDVMKRPPFSPRESIFARGLGSYIIRIGIIFAIITIALMWWAYQHTHAAGYQGDRDTWKTMVFTTLCIAQMGHAIAIRSNNRLTIEMNPFSNIFVLAAVVVTTILQLMLVYVPPLRDFFGTHYLNMQELGVCIGFSALMFVWIELEKIFLRIMGKKAV; encoded by the coding sequence ATGTCTGCTAATTCTCTGCCTGAAGGTGCCGCCGTTTGGCATAGTTTAGAAGTTAATAAAGCGCTAGACCTGCTCGATAGTAACGCAGACAGTGGCTTAACATCCCAAGATATTCAACAGAGGTTGCAACAATACGGCCCCAACGAATTAGAAGAAACTGCTGGCCGTAGTGCTTGGGAAATTCTGCTGGATCAGTTCAAGAACATTATGTTGTTGATGCTGATTGGCGTAGCTCTGATTTCGGGGTTTTTAGACCTGATGCGTTTGCAGTCGGGCAATTTGAAGCCTGGTGAAGTGCCATTTAAAGATACGATCGCTATCTTAGCAATTGTCATCCTCAATGGCATACTTGGCTACGTCCAAGAAAGCCGTGCCGAAAAAGCCCTGGCAGCCCTGAAAAAAATGACCTCTCCCTTAGTGCGGGTCATCCGCGACGCTAGACTGGTGGAGATAGCAGCTAAGGAACTAGTCCCAGGGGATGTAATGCAGCTGGAAGCTGGGATGCAGATAGCCGCAGATGGACGCTTGATTGAAGAGTCTAATTTACAAGTCCGTGAGTCGGCATTGACGGGTGAAGCCGAAGCTGTGAATAAACAGGCAACATTAAAATTGCCCGAAGAAACAGATTTAGGCGATCGCCTAAATGTCGTGTTTCAAGGAACTGAAGTAGTCCAAGGACGGGCGAAGGTTCTGGTGACTAACACCGGAATGACAACAGAACTAGGCAAAATTGCCACTATGTTGCAGTCGGTGGAAAATGAACCTACGCCGTTACAGCAGCGGATGACTCAACTGGGCAACGTCCTGGTTACAGGTTCTTTGATTCTCGTGGCGATCGTCGTTGCTGGCGGTGTGATCAAGGACGGAGGTTTTAAAAACATCCAAGAACTCTTGGAAGTTTCCTTGAGTATGGCGGTTGCTGTAGTGCCAGAAGGTTTACCAGCTGTAATTACCGTCACCTTGGCACTGGGAACTCAGCGAATGGTGCGCCAGAATGCCTTAATTCGCAAACTACCAGCTGTGGAAACATTGGGTTCTGTAACTACCATCTGTTCTGATAAAACCGGTACCCTGACTCAAAATAAAATGGTGGTGCAATCGGTTTCCACTAACGACAAAACCTTTCGCGTCACTGGAGAAGGTTATGCTCCCATAGGGGATTTCCAGTTAGATGGTCAAAAAATTTCCCTAGAAGAGTCGCCTGAAATCTCAGCGTTATCAGTCGCCTGTGGTGTTTGTAATGATTCAGTGTTGCAAAAAGAACAAGGTGAATGGGCAATTTTGGGAGATCCGACAGAGGGGGCATTGTTAACACTGGCGGGAAAAGCTGGAATCGAAAAAGACCAGTGGAACAGTAAGTTACCTCGCGTTGCAGAGTTTCCCTTTTCCTCGGAACGCAAGCGGATGAGCGTGATTTCTCAGGTGCAGGAAGTCGCGACAGGTGAAGCGTCTTCGAGAGGTGTTGATCCAGCGATCGCTAGTTTTCTCCAATCTGAACCTTACTTAATGTTTACCAAAGGTTCTCCAGAGTTAACCTTGGGCCGTTCCACTCAGATTCATTTGGGCAATCATACAGCCCCCTTGACCGAAAAACAACGCCAGAAAATTTTGGCAGAAAATGACCAAATGGCGAGTAAAGGTTTGCGGGTGCTAGGTTTTGCCTACAAACCCCTGGCACAGATCCCACCGGAAGGTTCAGATGAAGTATTTGAGCAAGATTTGGTGTGGCTGGGATTAGTGGGAATGCTAGATGCGCCACGCCCAGAGGTGAGGTTAGCAGTCCAAGAGTGTCGGGACGCAGGCATTCGCCCAGTGATGATTACTGGTGACCACCAGTTAACAGCACGAGCGATCGCTACCGATTTGGGAATCGCCCAAGAAAGTGATGCCAACGGCAACCCCTCCGGTGTACGCCTCCTCACAGGTCAAGAGTTGCAGCGAATGACTGACCAGGAATTAGAGCAAAATGTTGACCTGGTGAGCATCTATGCTAGGGTTTCCCCAGAACACAAACTGCGAATTGTCCAAGCATTGCAACGCCGGGGCAGATTTGTAGCGATGACAGGTGATGGCGTCAACGATGCCCCAGCCCTCAAACAAGCTGACATTGGCATTGCAATGGGCATCACTGGCACCGATGTCAGTAAAGAAGCCAGCGATATGGTGTTACTTGATGACAACTTCGCCACCATTGTCAGCGCCACCAAGGAGGGTAGAGTTGTTTACACCAATATTCGCCGCTTTATCAAATACATCCTGGGCAGTAACATTGGCGAAGTTCTCACAATTGCATCTGCACCCCTAATTGGTTTGGGAGGCGTTCCCCTTACCCCCTTACAAATTCTGTGGATGAACTTGGTCACAGACGGTTTACCAGCTTTGGCATTAGCTGTGGAACCTCCAGAACCGGATGTGATGAAACGCCCGCCTTTTAGTCCGCGCGAAAGTATTTTCGCTAGGGGATTGGGTTCTTACATAATTCGCATTGGTATAATCTTTGCCATTATCACCATTGCCTTGATGTGGTGGGCTTATCAACATACCCATGCCGCTGGGTATCAGGGCGATCGCGATACTTGGAAGACAATGGTATTTACTACCTTGTGTATCGCCCAAATGGGTCATGCGATCGCCATTCGTTCCAACAACCGACTGACCATTGAGATGAATCCCTTTTCCAATATATTTGTACTAGCGGCTGTTGTTGTAACCACGATTTTGCAACTGATGCTAGTTTACGTCCCACCCCTGCGAGATTTCTTTGGTACTCACTACCTGAATATGCAGGAATTGGGGGTTTGTATTGGCTTCAGCGCCTTAATGTTTGTGTGGATTGAATTGGAGAAGATATTTTTGCGGATTATGGGCAAGAAGGCTGTCTGA